The genomic stretch GAGGAGAGCCCAGTCACTGCCATGTCCCCACCCACGCAGCATGGCCCCCAACCCAGACCCAGACCCCTCTCTGAGCAGGCCCCAGGTCAGTGGGCGCTAGCGGGCAAAGATGATTCAAGAGAGCCAGAACATGAAGCGTAAACCTTGCAAAGTGCTTAAAGAACTCAAACTAGACAAGACCTATGTAAACCCAACTGAACAGACTTGTCTTCTCTGCATCCATCCTAATGGGGGCAGACCCAGGCCTTGGGCTGGGAGGACAGGCTGGACATGCTGGTATGATTCCCCCATTCCCATAAGATGGGTGGCAGGGGTAGCTCCAGAGCCTTTCCTCTTCCGTGGTACCCTTAACCTCACACTATTGATCATTAGGTCGAGGGCTCCCACCTCCAGTAACTCccgtccccaccccctcctcagaATCTGTGGAGCAGAAACTACATTCCCTCaaccccacctccttccccttgCTCCACGGACTACAGTCATCCCAAGTGGGACACAGTATCCCAACGGGCTTTTGCCCTGTGTAAACCCCCCGTTCCTGAAGAATCACTCGAAAGCAGCCTCCTCACCCTAGTACCTGGATAGCTCTGGGCAACTCCAAACTCTCAGGTAGGCCCTTAGCATCCTTTAGACTCTGACCAGCCTCACTGGGCTTAGCCCCCAAAACAGGCTGGTTCTTAATGGATGATGCACCTCCTCCATTGGCCAGGGACTCCAAAGATTCACGTTCAGGTCTGTTTTCCTCatgactttcttcttcttccttttccaaacACCGGAGCCTTTTGGGGGCCCTCTCCCCCTCAGGACTGGCAGGCTCTTCCTCCGGATCCTTTCTGCGCTTCCCAGGCCGCTGGGAGTCCTTGTCCTCCTGTTCTTTCCCTTCAGGATCTGGAGCCTGGGGCAACTTCAACTTCCTGCCCCCTTGGCCCAGCTGCCTACACAGGCCTCGGAGCTGTCTCTGGCACCTTTTAGACAGTGGGGACACTCCCTCAATGGAGATCCCAACACCTAGATCCCTTCGCAGAAATTCCGCAAGGGTCCGGAGCCAGGGATCAGGGTCGGGGCTTGGATCCTGCTGCACAATCTGCAGCACAGGGTGGAGACTGCTTTCAGGCAGCGACGGCCAAACAGCCATCAGTAGGGACATCAGGTTCCTCTGGCATAACGGGGGCAATCGCAGCAGCAGTGGTTTCCTGGGTAGCAGAGGGAGAACAAGCAGTTAAGAGTGTCTTGCTGAAAGGAACATATAGGGCAGACTGGGTAGAGCTAGAGGCTAGATGGCACCGGACAGATGGGGGCGCTGGTGGGCAGTACCTGCGAGTCAGTATGGATGGAGGAGGGAACAGCATGGAAGTCATTCAACAAGTGAGCATCTATTCTACACTACACTAGGCCCTGCTCTTCGACATCTCCTATTTCAGCTCAAAAATTCACGTTGAAACCTACCCTATAATAGATCCATGCTTGttttatgtaaaaaagaaaaagaagccctTTCCCAAACTTTACGTAAAAATAATACTCCAGAATACTGAGCAATGCTTAGCCTGCAGCCCTGTGCTCCCCTTGGCAGTCCCCTGGAACTCACAGGGTCACATCTGTCCAGCTCTGATGTTCCTTTCACTGAACTGAGTTCCTGAGAGGCAGAAGCAGTGTCTCTTTCCTCTGTGTCCCAGTACCCGGCACAACACCAGCCTAAAGCAGGCACTTGGTGCACATTTATTGACTGAATTAAATCTCTGAGAGTAAGTGTTCACAGATCAGCAAGACTGCTGTGGACAGAGCAAAGCAGCCATCTGTAACGTGACAAAGGCACGAATGCAGATGCTATGTGACCTGAGGCTTGCTGGAGTGGCAAGCAGGTCATGAATGCATCTAGCCCACCACCCATCACGCCTCTGCACCTCTGTATACATGACTTTGCGGGGCTGTTTGTCATCACACACAGAGGCACTTGGGATATATGAGAGAGGAACGAaacctttcatttttttgtggAGAAAAAACACTAAATGAGAGAGAAAACTAGagtaaaagttaaaaagattGTCAATTTGTGGTGGAGGATACTGGGAGTAGAGAAGTGGGGAAGAGCCTACTCCAAGGACTTTTACCTTTTTTGTGCATGGACTCCCTTATCAGAATAAGAGggttaaatgcataaaatacataggattacaaaagaaaacaattatactGCAGTACAGTTCTATCCAGGGACCGCAGGTTAAGTTCCATTCCCCTTACTCTGTCCAGAAAGAGCCAGACCATTGCGTAAACATTTCTAGAGCGTCCAATTTGCAGATTCAGAAAATTCTCGACCATTCTcttgaaagaaattcaagatggagtgtgggaagaaaataatagaacttctatttctatttatctaaaacacaaaaaattaagtattacaaatatttaaaatatggattGGCCCTCCATATTCCAGTGTCCAGCCCAATTCTTAGGGAGGGAATTCAAGGAGAGTGGGAGGCCTGCTCTTCAGCCCCCTAGAGGCTGAAGGTGGCACCTCACTCCGTTACTTTCTGTATTTTACTTAACTAGATAGTTAAGTGCATCTATGGACGCTGTATTATCTTTCTTAACAAAACGAACCCTCACAAAATGGACACATGGCTTACAAGGATGTCAGAAAAGAAACTGACTACCAGTAAGGGAAGcacaacctaatttaaaaatggcaGAGCTGACATTTCTGCTCCTAGCCACAtaaagaggggggaaaaagttAAAAGTCACCCAAAAGACTAGAAATTATCAAGAACACCATCCTTAAGGTAAGAGATCTTGCCCGAAACTGTGTATTATGCTTTGAAAAATTGATAATATAAACCCAGCATGATCCGATGTTTATTGTCATTTACcatgttttaaatttctgtttatggggacttccctggtggcgcagtggtaaggagtccgcctgccaatgcaggggacacgggttccattcctggtcgaggaagatcccacatgccgcagagcaactaagcccatgtgccacaactcctgagcctgcatgccacaactaatgaagcctgcgcgcctagagcccgtgctccgcaacgagaagccaccgcaatgggaagcccgcgcactgcaatgaagagtagcccctgggcagaagacttaaataggcatttctccaaagaagatatacagactgccaacaaacacatgaaagaatgctcaacatcattaatcattagagaaatgcaaatcaaaactacaatgagatatcatctcacaccagtcagaatggccatcatcaagaaatctagaaacaataaatgctggagagggtgtggagaaaagggaacactcttgcactgctggtgggaatgtgaattggtacagccactatggagaacagtatggaggttccttaaaaaactaaaaatagaactaccatatgatccagcaatcccactactaggcatataccctgagaaaaccataattcaaaaagagacatgtaccaaaatgttcattgcagctctattcacaatagcccggagctggaaacaacctaagtgtccatcatcggatgaatggataaagaagatgtggcacatatatacaatggaatattactcagccataaaaagaaacgaaactgagctatttgtaatgaggtggatagacctagagtctgtcatacagagtgaagtaagtcagaaagagaaagacaaataccgtatactaacacatatatatggaatataagaaaaaaaaatgtcatgaagaacctaggggtaaaacgcgaataaagacacagacctacttgagaatggacttgaggatatggggagggggaagggtaagctgtgacaaagcgaaagagaggcatggacatatatacactaccaaacgtagggtagatagatagtgggaagcagccgcagagcacagggagatcagctcggtgctttgtgactgcctggaggggagggatggggagggtgggagggagggagatgcatgagggaggggatgtgggaacagatgtatatgtatgactgattcactttgttataaagcagaaactaataaaaataaataaattaaaaaaaaaaaaaagagtagcccctgctctccgcaactagagaaagcccgcgtgcagcaacgaagacccaacacagtcataaataaataaatataaataaaatttttaaaaatttctatttatgTATACTTGACAATGTACGTATTTTAATACACGTGTACTCTTGATCTATACTGGAGGTAAGAGATGGAAGTGTGTGATTAAAATTAATTAGAATCCACTGACATAATTATTCATTTACACCCAACCGAGGGCAGGTGTCTTCCGTCTAGGTAGGCAGCACTGCACCCAGTACCTACGCCATGAGGGTCTGCCGGAGGCCCCTCCTCACAGGGCGCGCGGAGGGACACGCTCTCGGGGCAAGtatttcacctctctgtgcctcgatcTTCTCATATAGAGAAGTGGGTAGCGCCAGCCCCTGCCTCACACCACCGTGGAGGATGACGGGCAGCAGCACCCCGAGCTACGCCAGCGGCCGCCGCGACCAGCAGGGCAGGAGGAACGCGGGCGGACGACTTACAGCACCAGGCGACAGTCCGGGCCCTCCACGACTGGCTCCTCCCGGCACAGCGCCTCGAAGACGCGGTCCCAGCCGAAGGGCTCCCCGCCGCGGCCGCTCAGAGCCCGCAGCAACCCCAAGCCGCGCCGCGCCCCGTCGGGCCCCGCCTGCAGCGCCTGCAGCAGGAGGCGGGCGGGGGCCTCTAGGTGCGCCCAGGGCGCCGGCTCCGCGCCCTCGGCCTGAGCGGGTGCCGCCTCCGGGTCCTCCATGCCCGGGGCCAGGGAGCCGCGCCCTGGTTTCGGGTCTCAGCTCCGGGGCCTGGGGAAAGGGAAGCGGACGACAGCGCCGGCCCTGACGCTGAGGCCGGCCCCTTCCCGCGCGCGCCACATTCCCTCCTCAGCGTTCGGGGAGGCTCTCGGACTCGCACCCGGCCAGCGCGCGAGACGATCTGTCAGAAAGGAAAGGAACGGGGAAGTGCGGCCGGGGCTGGGCGCAAGGGCACGCCGGAAGGGGCATGGAGGATAGGAGTAGGGAGGTGGGGCGAAGGCCGAGTGCAGATCTACTGACGAGGCGGGACCAGAGTGGGGGCGGTGCCACAAGGAAATAGGTTAGTGGGCGGGGTCATGCAAGAGATAGAGTGGGGCGGGGCTTGATGGAGGAGCGCGTCCTCTGCGGCTGACCCTAACCTCCCTTCCTCCAGCAATCGCTGAAGTAAGTGAGGGGGCGGGCGTACAGAATGGATATCAGGGATCCTGCTGGTTGTACTTCAGGATCCAAGCATCATTTAATTTTAGCTGACGCCCATGTTGCTTATAGATCATGGACTTTGCCATAGGATTTGATCATAATTTACCATAACGTCACCTCTTCCACAGGCCATCAACTGCCATCATTCGGGTTTCAGTCCTCTCCAGAAACGTTTGATCTACTAATATACCCAAGAATGGAGTCGCAGTAAAACCTAATGCCATCTATATGGCCAAAGGCATTCCTGTAAACTTCCTCCCTAAGATCAAGAAGTGGCCTTGCTCTGGTGGTTTATAAGGGACCAAGAGTGCCTCCACCTCCCAGGGTTTTGGTTTAAGGAAATCTGCTGGAGGAGGCAGGCTTCCAGCGAAGGGAGGGACCATAGCAGAGGATAGGAATAAAGGCAGAGGGGAGAAGAGCCCCACAGCACCCCATAAACCCTCCTTTGGGTGTCAGCTTGTATTTCCATCCTCCCAGCTTCTGCTGCCATGCACACATCCACTCAATCAATAaatctttactgagcacctagtGCTCAGGATGCAGGGAACAAAATAAAGACCTTTGCCCTCATTGTTGCTGACCCTCAATTGAGGAGAGACAGACAACTAAGTAAGTAAACAATAGAATGTTTGTTTGTGATAAGTGCTTTCAAGGATATAGCAGGGAAGGGAGATAGTGTGAGGTAGTTTTAAATAGGTGGTCAGGCAAGAGTGCACTTGCTGGGGAGTAACAGCAGAGGTAACCAGACCAGATCTTGTGAGGCCTTGACATCATAGAGAGAATTTGTCTTTCACCCTGAATAGTATGGGAAGCCATAGGCATATTTTGAACTGGATCTGATTTCCATTGGagccaaatt from Mesoplodon densirostris isolate mMesDen1 chromosome 10, mMesDen1 primary haplotype, whole genome shotgun sequence encodes the following:
- the FANCE gene encoding Fanconi anemia group E protein isoform X1: MEDPEAAPAQAEGAEPAPWAHLEAPARLLLQALQAGPDGARRGLGLLRALSGRGGEPFGWDRVFEALCREEPVVEGPDCRLVLKPLLLRLPPLCQRNLMSLLMAVWPSLPESSLHPVLQIVQQDPSPDPDPWLRTLAEFLRRDLGVGISIEGVSPLSKRCQRQLRGLCRQLGQGGRKLKLPQAPDPEGKEQEDKDSQRPGKRRKDPEEEPASPEGERAPKRLRCLEKEEEESHEENRPERESLESLANGGGASSIKNQPVLGAKPSEAGQSLKDAKGLPESLELPRAIQEQVPRLQQLLKTLGKGVEGLEGTPPVELQLLHECSPGQGSSPHLTLPWSVLASPLLLPGWIETAQQRQAECPGVLPPPWQVDLVCAQLQLPQLSDTGLLQLCTWLLALSPDLSLSNATVLTRSLFLGRILSLTSSASRLLTTALTSFCTKYTYAVCRALLGPVLQAPGTGPAQTELLCCLTKDEALEPDMQALMLGQILELPWKEETFLVLQSLLERQVEMPSEKFSVLMEKLCKEGPAATTSMAYAKLMLTVITKYQAN
- the FANCE gene encoding Fanconi anemia group E protein isoform X2 — translated: MEDPEAAPAQAEGAEPAPWAHLEAPARLLLQALQAGPDGARRGLGLLRALSGRGGEPFGWDRVFEALCREEPVVEGPDCRLVLKPLLLRLPPLCQRNLMSLLMAVWPSLPESSLHPVLQIVQQDPSPDPDPWLRTLAEFLRRDLGVGISIEGVSPLSKRCQRQLRGLCRQLGQGGRKLKLPQAPDPEGKEQEDKDSQRPGKRRKDPEEEPASPEGERAPKRLRCLEKEEEESHEENRPERESLESLANGGGASSIKNQPVLGAKPSEAGQSLKDAKGLPESLELPRAIQEQVPRLQQLLKTLGKGVEGLEGTPPVELQLLHECSPGQVDLVCAQLQLPQLSDTGLLQLCTWLLALSPDLSLSNATVLTRSLFLGRILSLTSSASRLLTTALTSFCTKYTYAVCRALLGPVLQAPGTGPAQTELLCCLTKDEALEPDMQALMLGQILELPWKEETFLVLQSLLERQVEMPSEKFSVLMEKLCKEGPAATTSMAYAKLMLTVITKYQANISEPQRLGLVAVLELNTTFLRKSLQAALRHLAP
- the FANCE gene encoding Fanconi anemia group E protein isoform X3 → MEDPEAAPAQAEGAEPAPWAHLEAPARLLLQALQAGPDGARRGLGLLRALSGRGGEPFGWDRVFEALCREEPVVEGPDCRLVLKPLLLRLPPLCQRNLMSLLMAVWPSLPESSLHPVLQIVQQDPSPDPDPWLRTLAEFLRRDLGVGISIEGVSPLSKRCQRQLRGLCRQLGQGGRKLKLPQAPDPEGKEQEDKDSQRPGKRRKDPEEEPASPEGERAPKRLRCLEKEEEESHEENRPERESLESLANGGGASSIKNQPVLGAKPSEAGQSLKDAKGLPESLELPRAIQEQVPRLQQLLKTLGKGVEGLEGTPPVELQLLHECSPGQGSSPHLTLPWSVLASPLLLPGWIETAQQRQAECPGVLPPPWQVDLVCAQLQLPQLSDTGLLQLCTWLLALSPDLSLSNATVLTRSLFLGRILSLTSSASRLLTTALTSFCTKYTYAVCRALLGPVLQAPGTGPAQTELLCCLTKDEALEPDMQALMLGSWSCPGRKRLSWCCSHSWSGRWRCPLRSSVC